The following coding sequences are from one Macaca nemestrina isolate mMacNem1 chromosome 1, mMacNem.hap1, whole genome shotgun sequence window:
- the LOC105494536 gene encoding synaptotagmin-like protein 1, with translation MPQRGHPSQEGLWALPSLPMAHGPKPETEGLLDLSFLTEEEQEAIAGVLQRDARLRQLEEGRVSKLRASLADPGQLKILTGDWFQEARSQRHHNAHFGSDLVRASMRRKKSARGDQAPGSDGEAEAAVKEKEEGPEPRLTIDEAPQERLRETEEPDFPSPSVPLKGSDPEEASQAQEDPGQGDLLVCAEKADPELEPASRGGQEPRPPQAQTKAESQILENGEEAPGPDPSLDRMLSSSSSVSSLNSSTLSGSQMSLSGEAEAVQVRGSVHFALHYEPGASELRVHVIQCQGLAAARRRRSDPYVKSYLLPDKQSKRKTAVKKRNLNPVFNETLRYSVPQAELQGRVLSLSVWHRESLGRNIFLGEAEVPLDTWDWGSEPTWLPLQPRVPLSPDDLPSRGLLALSLKYVPAGSEGAGLPPSGELHFWVKEARDLLPLRAGSLDTYVQCFVLPDDSRASRQRTRVVRRSLRPVFNHTMVYDGFGPADLRQACAELSLWDHGALASRQLGGTRLSLGTGSSYGLQVPWMDSTPEEKRLWQALLEQPCEWVDGLLPLRTNLAPRT, from the exons ATGCCCCAGAGGGGCCACCCATCTCAAGAGGGGCTTTGggctctgccctccctccccatGGCGCATGGGCCAAAGCCTGAGACTGAAGGACTATTGGACCTCAGCTTCCTGacagaggaggagcaggaggccaTTGCTGGTGTCCTCCAACGAGATGCCCGCCTGCGCCAGCTGGAGGAAGGGCGGGTCAG CAAGCTCCGGGCCTCACTGGCAGACCCTGGGCAGCTGAAGATCCTGAcaggggactggttccaggaaGCACGCTCCCAGCGGCACCACAATGCCCACTTCGGCTCTGACCTTGTCCGAGCCTCTATGCGCAGGAAGAAGAGCGCCAGGG GAGACCAGGCTCCAGGCAGCgacggggaggctgaggctgctgtgaaagagaaggaagaggggcCAGAACCCAG GCTCACCATTGATGAGGCCCCTCAGGAGAGGCTCAGGGAGACTGAG gaACCTGATTTCCCATCGCCTTCTGTCCCGCTAAAGGGTTCAGATCCTGAGGAGGCGTCCCAGGCCCAGGAAG accctggCCAAGGAGACCTGCTGGTCTGTGCCGAGAAGGCGGACCCGGAGCTGGAGCCCGCGTCgaggggagggcaggagccgCGGCCCCCGCAAGCCCAG ACCAAGGCCGAGTCCCAGATCCTGGAGAACGGGGAGGAGGCCCCGGGGCCGGACCCCTCACTCGACCGCATGCTCAGTAGCAGCTCCTCGGTGTCCAGCCTTAACTCCTCCACG CTGAGCGGCAGCCAGATGAGCCTGTCCGGCGAGGCGGAGGCGGTGCAGGTCCGCGGCTCCGTGCACTTCGCGCTGCACTACGAGCCGGGTGCCTCCGAGCTGCGCGTGCACGTGATCCAGTGCCAGGGCCTGGCCGCCGCCCGACGCCGCCGCTCAGACCC CTACGTCAAAAGCTACCTCCTCCCGGATAAGCAGAGCAAGCGCAAGACGGCAGTGAAGAAACGGAATCTGAATCCGGTTTTCAACGAGACTCTCCGG TACTCCGTCCCGCAGGCCGAGCTGCAGGGCCGCGTGCTGAGCCTGTCCGTGTGGCACCGCGAAAGCCTGGGTCGCAACATCTTTCTGGGTGAAGCTGAAGTGCCCTTGGACACGTGGGACTGGGGCTCTGAGCCCACCTGGCTCCCCCTGCAGCCCCGG GTCCCACTCTCTCCCGACGACCTTCCGAGCCGCGGGCTACTCGCCCTGTCCCTCAAGTACGTCCCCGCCGGCTCCGAAG GCGCTGGACTGCCCCCGAGCGGGGAGCTGCACTTCTGGGTGAAGGAGGCTCGGGACCTCCTGCCACTGCGGGCAGGATCCCTGGACACTTACGTACAATG CTTCGTACTGCCTGATGACAGCCGGGCCAGCCGCCAGCGTACAAGGGTTGTGCGACGCAGCCTCAGACCTGTGTTCAACCACACCATGGTGTACGATGGCTTTGGGCCTGCCGACCTGCGCCAGGCTTGTGCCGAGCTCTCCCTCTGGGACCATGGGGCCCTGGCCAGCCGCCAGCTGGGGGGCACACGCCTCAGCCTGGGCACCG GCAGCAGCTATGGGCTGCAGGTGCCCTGGATGGATTCCACACCGGAGGAGAAGCGGCTGTGGCAGGCCCTCCTGGAGCAGCCATGCGAGTGGGTGGATGGCCTTCTACCCCTCAGAACCAACCTGGCCCCCAGGACATAG